The following coding sequences are from one Capsicum annuum cultivar UCD-10X-F1 chromosome 3, UCD10Xv1.1, whole genome shotgun sequence window:
- the LOC107866587 gene encoding probable indole-3-pyruvate monooxygenase YUCCA3, whose product MNQYCNSPCSPLMVHALEQEEDLFLGRCILVNGPVIVGAGPSGLAVGAGLKQQGVPFVILDRANCIASLWQNRTYDRLKLHLPRQFCELPYFPFPKNFPEYPTKYQFINYLESYAKNFEIKPRFNESVHSAKYDETCGLWRVKTVCRDGSITEYICRWLVVATGENAEKVVPEFEGLEDFGGHVMHACDYKTGETYQGKNVLVVGCGNSGMEVSLDLCHHNASPSMVVRSSVHVLPREILGKSTFELGVSMMKWLPIDVVDKILLVAARLLLGNIEKYGLKRPSIGPLQLKNTEGKTPVLDIGALQKIKSGEIKIVPAIKKFSQGKVEFVNGQILDIDCVILATGYCSNVPSWLKESEFFSREGFPKNPFPNGWKGKGGIYAVGFTRRGLSGASLDAIKVSQDIGKIWKEEIKQKNQSVTVACHRRSKSHF is encoded by the exons ATGAATCAATATTGTAATAGTCCTTGTTCACCTCTAATGGTTCATGCACTTGAACAAGAAGAGGACTTGTTCCTTGGTAGATGCATACTAGTAAATGGTCCTGTCATCGTTGGTGCTGGTCCATCAGGACTAGCAGTTGGCGCGGGCCTAAAACAACAAGGGGTTCCCTTTGTTATTTTGGACCGCGCCAACTGCATTGCGTCCTTATGGCAAAACAGGACTTATGATCGCCTTAAACTTCACCTCCCGCGACAATTCTGTGAATTGCCTTACTTCCCATTTCCAAAAAACTTCCCTGAATACCCTACAAAGTACCAATTCATCAACTACCTTGAATCATATGCCAAGAATTTCGAGATCAAGCCAAGGTTCAATGAGTCAGTCCACTCTGCCAAGTATGATGAAACATGCGGTTTGTGGAGGGTGAAAACAGTTTGTAGAGATGGTTCAATCACTGAATATATATGCAGGTGGCTTGTTGTAGCTACCGGAGAGAATGCAGAAAAAGTTGTACCCGAATTCGAAGGATTAGAAGATTTTGGTGGACATGTTATGCATGCTTGTGACTACAAAACAGGGGAAACTTATCAAGGGAAGAATGTGTTAGTTGTTGGTTGTGGCAATTCAGGCATGGAAGTTTCTCTTGATCTTTGTCATCATAATGCAAGTCCATCCATGGTTGTTCGAAGCTCG GTTCATGTTTTACCAAGGGAAATTCTTGGAAAATCGACGTTTGAGTTAGGAGTATCAATGATGAAATGGCTACCCATTGATGTAGTTGACAAGATATTGCTAGTTGCAGCAAGGTTACTTCTTGGAAACATAGAAAAGTATGGTTTAAAAAGGCCATCTATTGGACCTTTACAACTCAAAAACACAGAAGGGAAAACTCCTGTTTTAGACATAGGTGCATTACAAAAGATTAAATCTGGAGAAATAAAGATAGTTCCAGCAATCAAGAAATTTTCTCAAGGGAAAGTGGAGTTTGTGAATGGTCAAATTCTTGATATTGATTGTGTCATTTTGGCTACTGGATATTGCAGCAATGTTCCTTCCTGGTTAAAG gAAAGTGAATTTTTTTCAAGGGAGGGATTTCCAAAAAATCCATTTCCAAATGGATGGAAAGGAAAAGGTGGTATATATGCAGTTGGATTTACAAGAAGAGGACTTTCTGGTGCTTCTTTAGATGCAATTAAAGTATCACAAGATATTGGCAAAATTTGGAAAGAAGAAATTAAACAGAAAAATCAATCTGTTACTGTTGCATGTCATAGAAGAAGCAAGTCACATTTCTAA